GTCCATCTGAGCGGATATCTTATCCCGAATCCGTCGATCGATTTGAGAAGCACAAATGAGCCTTATCTGTCTACGTCGGATCTCGTGAGCTATCTCGTCACCGGCCAGCCGACGTACGCGTTGAGCTCGGGCGATCTCAACGTCGTGCAACAGGTGAGCAATGTCGTCGGGCCGACGCTGAGCTCCGTTGCCGAGTCGAGTCTCCGCGGCGTCGGACTCGGAAACTGGTTCGACCTGATCACGATTCAGAGCGGCGCCGCACCGACGGCGCTGCAGAACAGCTCGCAGCAGTCGACGATCAAGGACTATTTCTTTGGCGCGCGCTTGGGCGGAGAAAAGCAGCTCTCGAACAACCTGTTCTTCAACTTCAGCGCCGGGCTGTGCTCGCTGAATCGTGAGTATCTTGGCACCAACCAATCAGCGCTCAACAACTTCGTCGACGCGTTAGGCGGGCACATCGAGTGGCGCTTCAATCCGCAGCTTTCCGTGCAAGCCGGTACGGATCCGCCGACCTCCGCGCTCTATTGCCGCAATAACTACTCTCTCGGCAGCGTCGTCGCGACGCCGCGGCAAGTGGGTCTATCCGTTCTCCGAACCTGGCACTTTTAAGCCGGTGGAGCGCGCGCCTCGGGTAATCAAGCGCGCCCTCCTCGTCGCCAATCCGGCGTCACGTTTGGGGCGGCGGCGTCTTCCCCGAGCACGGGCGGCGCTCGAGAAGGCGGGCGTTCGCGTCGACGTGGTATTCACCGAGCGACCTGGGCATGCCACGGAGATCGTTGGCGAGCGCTCGGCGGGGTATGATGCGGTCTTCACGCTCGGCGGGGATGGCACGGCCATGGAGGCAGCGGGCGCCCTCGCTGGCACGATGCGCCCGCTCGGTGTGCTTGCCGGCGGTACCGGCAACCTGCTGGCGCGCGCTCTAGGCATCCCGCTCGACCCAAGGCGTGCCGTTCCAAGACTGCTCGACGGGGACGAGCTGTACATCGACCTTGGGCGGATCACGAGCTCCGACCCCCCCCGTTATTTCGCGGTCGCGGCCGGTGTCGGGATCGACGCGGCCATGGTCGCCGAAACGCCAACGTGGCTCAAGCGTCGTTTGGGTGTACTCGCTTACACCATAACGGCCACGCGTGCGGCACTTCGGGCAGTTTTACGCCAGGAGTTCTTTCAGGTGCGGCTGTCCGTGGATGGCGAGGAGTTCGAATCCGCGGCGGCTGCGGTCATGATCGCGAACTTCGGGGCGGTGCTCAGCGACCGAATCACCTTCGGTCCTGGCATTCGCTTCGACGACGGAGTACTCGATGCTTGCTTCTACTCTCCGAGGAATTTGCGCGACGCCATGCGAATCATGTGGCGTCTCTTGTGGCGCAACTTCACCTCGGATGCGGCCATGCTCTATCGGAGCGGGCGGCACATTCGCATCGAGACCAAGCCGCCGCGGATGGCACAGGCAGACGGCGAGCTGCTCGGCATGACTCCCCTGGAGATCGAAGTCGAGCCGCGCGCTGCGAGGTTGCTCGTGCCGAAGCAGAAACCCCCGAAAGGCGCATGAGACGCGACGGGCATCTGGAACACTGCATCCATACATGGCCAGCGTACTGATCATCGACGACGAGCAAGCGATTACTTCGGCCCTCGGAATGTATTTCGAGCGGTCGGGGCACGAGGTCATCCGCGCTCACACTGGCGAGGAGGGCATCGGAGCCGTCAGGCGCGCCCACCCCGATCTCGTGCTGCTCGACCTGCGCTTGCCCGACCTCAATGGGTTCGAGGTGCTCGAGCGGCTGAGAGAACACAACCCAGTGGTCATCATGATCACGGGCCACGGCGACGTCCCTGACGCCGTGCGCGCGATGCAGGCCGGTGCTGAGAGCTTTCTCACCAAGCCGATCGAGCTCGGCCACCTTGGCGTGGTCGCAACCAGAGCACTCGAGAAGGCTCGGCTTCGCCAGATGAACCGTTATCTCGCGGATCGGCGCGGCCGTCTGCCGGCGACCGCGCTTCTGGGGACGTCGCCGCCGATGCGAGAGTTGGCGCAGCAGATCGAGCTCCTTGCGCGCAGTGATCGCACGACCGTGCTGATCACCGGTGAGAGCGGCACAGGGAAGGGCTACGTCGCCCAGTCGATCCACCGGGCGAGCGCGCGCGGTGAACGACCGCTGGTTGAGATCAATTGCGCGGCGCTCTCCGGGGCTACTCTCGACGCCGAGCTCT
This genomic window from Gemmatimonadaceae bacterium contains:
- a CDS encoding diacylglycerol kinase family protein, coding for MERAPRVIKRALLVANPASRLGRRRLPRARAALEKAGVRVDVVFTERPGHATEIVGERSAGYDAVFTLGGDGTAMEAAGALAGTMRPLGVLAGGTGNLLARALGIPLDPRRAVPRLLDGDELYIDLGRITSSDPPRYFAVAAGVGIDAAMVAETPTWLKRRLGVLAYTITATRAALRAVLRQEFFQVRLSVDGEEFESAAAAVMIANFGAVLSDRITFGPGIRFDDGVLDACFYSPRNLRDAMRIMWRLLWRNFTSDAAMLYRSGRHIRIETKPPRMAQADGELLGMTPLEIEVEPRAARLLVPKQKPPKGA